In the Puntigrus tetrazona isolate hp1 chromosome 19, ASM1883169v1, whole genome shotgun sequence genome, CATGAAGATGATGTTGACTGCCTCTGTTCTAACTAGAAAGAACGGGTTACAAATCCTAATGTTTGCCTATTAAATCATCTGGATTCAGCTATATTCACTGAACGAAAGTGTTTAAAGCCGCGACATGCTGTGTGTGGGACTGCATCAAGCTCCAAATAATTGTGAGAATGTAACAGGAAATGATTGGGGAGACAGGATCTGAAATGGGTTTGAGAATGTTGAACCAGCAAGTGCATTAACCACAAGTAGAGGGTTAAGACACTGGGAACGTGATAGCTTTGAGCACAGCTTCTTGTTCCCCTGGAGGGAGCTGAGGTTGTATGAGGCTCTCGGTTGGGGCCACCTGCAGACCTCCCTGGTTTGAACCCCCCGCAGAGCCCGCCTGGTTGCTCCGGCGACGATCCTGTTGGGCTGAGGAGGGACATCCCCTGCAGTCACTCCACTCTGTGGTCTGCCAATCATACCTATGGAGAAAGAGATGGAAGCTGTGTTGAAATTTGCTGGAATAGACGTGTGCTGATGAGTATTAACGTTCTGTTAATTTATGCCTGAAGGTTAGAGATTTgctttacatacaaaaataaaccactTAATTTGTCCAAGTTATAAATATAGCGATTTTAAATAGACTGATCAGAAGCCACGCCAAACAGGATGCACGGTATACCATAGCTTTATTGAGCATTATTGAGTTTGATGGCTGGGCTGCTGCTTTAATGCATCGTAATATGTAACATCTAGGGAAAAGCATCAAAAGCTGAGCTATGGATAGAAATGTTGCAAACAAAACCATATACGCTCTGTACTTATTATCATatccatttttataatattaaaacctGTCCAGAGACATCTTaagaaaatgaactaaaaatacagtttaaagtGTATAATCTTTTTGGCAAAAACAAAGTTCACAAATAATTACtgttaaactgatttaaaatagtGTGTAAAACCATAAGTAATTTtttggttaccatggtttaacCATTTACACTAGAATCAAAACAGAAACCAGTGTTATtacactgaacaaaaataataaaaaaacttttgtctTTGTCCTTTTTCACAGCTGAAATTGGATATTTTATGGCCTTTATTGTGGCCAGCCTAAGGCACCTTGGTGTACAACAAGCATGCTGTCTAATCAGCATTTTGATATGCTTACACCTGTGAGGGTGGGATGATTGGGGCAATGAGTATGCCCATAACACAGATTTTGACAGATTtagaacaatatttgagagGCTTTAagtatacagaaaaaaaaaaagaaaattgattattattatattatgtttgtattgatttaatgaaatttacattctttttttatttattttaataaaaatctcaaACAGCTACTACCTTTATCCAACTATTTGTGGTCATTTCTTACGACCTTACTGCATTTTATACAATGATacattacaaatgaaacaataaaactcCTTTAGTGTTAACTTGCTGAAAGGTGCGCCTTTATCTGGCCTTGATCACCATTTTTCCATGTGTCTCGCTGATCAAAAGCTGGAGGGCATGCTCGGGGAAgcgctgaagtgtgtgtgtaagcgtgTGCGCGttgtgtgctgtgtgtttaaAATGCTCAGTGACCTTCAGTATAACAAATCTGGCTTCCAGCTTTTAGAAGAGTTCAAATACAAAGATTAGCAAAAAGACACctttttacaacattttgaaTGCAGCATGCACTCTAAAACTAAGAGGGAACATCCTTGCTTGGCGCTAGCAATGGAAAGAAtatgaaaaatttattttttcagtttttaatatgGCTATTGTATTTGAATCCAACAGAGAATTCCTGCTGATTCTTCCATCTAATGGCTTTCCTGTAACCTTCTTCACAGATTCAAATGAAGTCCATTTGACTCAAAATTGCAGAGCTCCATATTCATGAGCTGTGactcagtgtgtgtttgaggtgcTTCTGAAAACCGCATTCAGTAATTTGTTTTGGAGGGTCCCTTCCCTTTCCATTTATGTGCGTATACTTGAGCTACATAATGGAATGAGAAAGCGCTTCTTTTTGATACTTGAATGAGTAATGTAATCACAGACAGGATATGTTAATAGTTATGTAGCAATCGCTTCAGCAAAGCAGTTTCCCaacatgtttacatatatattctaaatattgatggatttaattcatttcaaataaacagattGAAAATCTGATGGAAAATTTTTTGAGCACTGAATTATACAGAACATAAGAGTGAGTAAGCGCTTCTAATGAACCATCTCTTTAAGAAATTTATCATTTACATGCTTAACAGCAGGTGaatattaaatttttacttGGTTATGGCCACTCTTGCCACCTGAACTCACTTCCAGGGGGTAAGTCTGGTCATAAACCCTTCTGGTAAAGAAGGATTCGTGACAGCAGTGAGAGCACATGGGGTTGGTGGAGAGAGCGTGGTCGGGCACAATAATCGGGCCAGCACTACAGGAGCAACGATCCACCTCCATCAAATACAGTGGGCACACGCTCTGCTCTGGTGAGATCCAGTGTAGCGAGGCAAGAGGATGGGGATTGACCGGCCCATCTGTGGGGAGATCAGATTAGACAAAGGTGTGGCCTGTCCTCCCTCAGACGTTCACTATTCATCAGCTCACCTCCTCCAGGGTGGCGCTGTGCCAAACCACCAACCCACTGCCATCTCTCCATCTTCCTCTCAGCAGGACCTTTCACCCCACCCTCCTTCCCTTCACTCCTCCATCTGTGTTTTAACACATGCATTCTATCCAAAAAGCAGTCAACAGATGACGGCTAAATAGAGAGAGATTTTTTGGCAAATTGCAGGCCTTAAGGCCAGcatgaaataatcattttgCTTGTGCGTGTTCTTTAAGTCTCATATCTagcagggctgcatttattggatcaaacataataaacacagtaactTACTTAAACTGTAAACAGCACACAGGAATGTcaacaacaaatgttttattttaatctgtttaaatattataaaaggatataaaaaaagaaatacatttctcTTTCACCTTGAGAAAACTgactcattttttttcctttcgttATTTGATTAACAAGCCAAAAAATCTCTAAAAGATGTATTTGATGTATAAAAGAAGTATAAAATTCAAGAtgtattttgaaatagaaatcataAATGACTTACCgtcacttttgatgaattaaaTGCACTCTAATTAATTGAATCTCTTGCTGAGTAAAAAGCAATACTATTTTTAAGAGAAAGTTTTGAATAATTATGCaattgaatattgaatatagTGCtaggtttaataaaagtttacataatatactgcatgtatgtatatataaatatataagtataagtatatactttatatttacacGCATATaattaagaataaaacaaatacattatatgTAAAAAGACATgacaaatatgttattttaggcatatatctgtgtttttatatacataataaatatgcaaaatatatgcaaacaaaaacttttaatttggatgtgattaatcatttccAGTACTACattgaaacataaaatataatattgaatatCATCCTCAAAATATTGATATCATAATCTTTCAGTTAATTttctgctttgacacaatatgcattttaaaaagccttAAATAACAACGTACTGGGATTCATCTTTAGAAGCATCAGATCAAGTGCATGAACGATCGCTGTCCCTTATATCGTAGTAAATGCTTAAtattagatataatataaataatatgatccAAACACCAAAGCATATGCTGCACTACATCTTATAGCATGCGTGGATTCCTTCTCTCCCGAGGAGAACACGTTCACTCTCTAGCCTGGTGATCTGGCTCCTCTCCACCCAATCGAACTGCTTACCTGATGTATGTGCTTGTCCTCTGTCCTTTACGCTCATTCAGATCATAGCACCTTTCTTTGAGCAGACGGACCAGTCCATCACTCATTACCACAGTCTTGGGATGACACAGGCTTGATATGTCATAGGAAGAGTCTGCTGGTTACACTGGCTGTAGGGACACACAGAATAAAGTCTGTTACTGATCAATTAATCCAACATCTTATAAcattatgacatttattaaaatggtgTGACTCTGAATGAACATCAACCTGTTATTTCTAAACACCACTCAGAAAATTACCAGCTCAAGGCTGACCATGATGATTTGATACGATCTCATCCAATTACTCTATACATGGTGCAATAATATAGcgataataattttaatgcgTTTAATTTTAATCTTGCATCTTCAGTGTTCCTCACCAATGTTCTTTAATATCTATCTCTGTGTCACTGCAGATCGCGATCAATTTAGATATGTATGAAATTACGACTCTATGAATTTTAACTAAGAGGCATCAAATGACAGCTTGGCTTTGGGGGTTGTTATGATTGAGACTGTGGTCCTCACTTCAGTGCTCCTGCCACTATGTTAATACAAGCAAAATCTCATTTGTCTTAATCAGTCAGCTGAGGAACCAGAGGCTCGGATGGTTCACAGATCACACTGTCGGTGTCAAAGGCtgttgaattaaaattttagttCACATATCTGGATTAACTATGTTTAAGACCCACTGCGCGTTTATATTACTTTGAGCCACTGCAGTGCTGTATCACAGGCACAAATTTGCCACAATAAATtagtcttatttttaaatatattctatatagtGCATGCATACAGATGTCTTCTTTTTTACACACATCACACATTTTTACTCATTATGGCTGTCATCAATTGTGgatataatttccattacaatcgaacaatcaatatatttttaaatcaaagttgCATTTCAGTTTCTTCAAAAGTGTGAAACGTCCATAAACACGTGGCTTGATGATGAGCAAAATGatgggtaattttcatttttggatgaacgaTCTTTAAATTTTATACACAATTTGGGATATTTGGAAATTACACTGTGCCCATAAAGAAATATTGTTTCCAATCAAGTGACTGTTAATTTTGTTTGACTGGAATTCATTGCACAGCGGTAGATCTGATTTTAATGCCTTTGTTTCTGACCTTACATCCATACATTTGATCCAGGGTAGTGCTTAGCCAATATCGCCATCGGAACTGGCCAAGCCTCTTTTAGGGATTTAAACATCAGAAGCTTCATTTATAGCTCTAATGTACTGATCTGCTCTGACAGTGTACATCCTCTCCCATCTTCCAATCCCATATAACAACAAATACAGGCAGATATGACACGTCCCCATTCTGACTTCCAGAAGGACCCTACGCAGAACATGACATGTTTTGCTAGAAAtcccacaaaaacaaaacaaacacaatcaagTGGGTGTTGATGGTCTGTTGTTTTATGGAAATTCACTGAAAGTCTAAAGTTGCTTGTAGAAATATTCCTGACGCTCATTTCACCTCTTCACCAAAGCAGACGTTCCACCATGTGAGACAGAATGAGGACATGCATTGAGATATAAAGGCAACATGCTTTTTGAATCAAACCATGACGAACTTCAATAAAACGCTTTCTAATGACAGTAAGGAGCAAAGTAATTTGGCGAGCAAAGGCCATATTATTGGGCTGCGTGACATGACTTGGAAAACTGATTGAAATGATGAGGGACATTCACTTGATGAAGATGACCATTAAATCTTTGGGTTAGAATTATTTAATTGAGCTCCTATATAAGGTGTGAAGACGAAGAGGTGGAATGACGGAAGGTAAATGGTTGGTCGATAATACTGATAAAAGAGAGCACTGCTCATAAATGATTTAGTCAGTCTATATCACGCACTGTGAAAACATCCTGAGGGAAACTCGCTGTAAGAACCGTTTAAATTGTCAGTTATCATATTCACAATCCCCAAAAAGATGGAAAACGAGAACATAGGGACCAGAGTAAATGAGCATTGCACATGCAGTGCAGTCTATGATGCAAGAACAtgcataaatagataaaaactaggaatacatttgaaaatatgccTGTTAATATTAATAGCCCTGACCTAAAAAGCTACATGTCTTTCTGTGAAGCACCTTGTTAACTTtattgtaatgaaaataaaatatcaacaaaTTAACTGGAAAACATGACTTGACACATACATGTGtggtgtcttgtgtgtgtgtgaggagagagagagaatatgtgCTGGTGACAGTGGGCTTCAAGTTATCCCTTTGTGGTCTAAAATAGACACACAAGGCATCTTTTGTAATTTTCTCTCAAGGCTAGGAAAAAGAAGACTGACCAGCTTTCACACTGCAAAGAGAGAAGAGCAGAACACTGAGGTGGAAGCAGATACTATACAGATGACTGGTTGATATATTCTTCCTTCAACCTCAATGAAAGGGGCTTAATGATCTCAGTTCCTCTTTCAGTGTTGACACTCATTCTGTTAGGTTTGGAATAGCTATTGATTTGGTGGATAATAAATCACATTCAGCCAAACAATCTTGCAGTAGTGTTGACAGCTCTAGTTGATTTATAACACGTAAAATTGttttacactactgttcaaatgtttggggttggtaagaccACATTTTCTAAGAAGCCTGTTTTaaacatcagaataatatatacaatattattattattattattattattattattattattattattattattattaatattattaataataataatacacttcaGCTAAAGTACCACAGGCACTACACAAAGTTTTCTacaaacaattttaatatttaaaagcttaaacaattttctgtgttttgaatcaaataaatgcagccctgtGTAAAAAGAGACTTactaaacaaaactaattattagcttctaaaacaaacaaacaataaaataattctaatttaataacAACTTTTAAgaataatgtctttattttttttagaaataatttgtaaaaaacaaaactatatatatatatatatatatatatatatatatatatatgtatatatacacacacacactattataattatttaaaaaagattcagtaattttataattaaaaagaagcCCTTtctcatattataaatattagctGACTACTGAAtcagatttaataaaagttaaacattttcAGAGTTGAAGAATCAATCAAACTGTGTGCTTTATCATTACCAAGCTCAAAGATCCAAATATATAACTGCATTgatagaagaaaaacaaaaacacactccaGAGAAACTGGATTAATGTGTTTCTCTACTACATTCAAATATAGTAAACAAACCTAAGCAAATTACTGTTTTCATGCCAGAAAGATGctctgttaataataattacaaccaAATCATGCATGAGCACAAGCAAAGAAGAGGCTGACCTGAGCACCGCTGTAAGCCCGCCTCCGGTGAACACATCGCCACCTCCCGGTCTGGTAGCCCACCTGCAGGTCCCAGAACTTCAACCCTGACGATTCTGACGATTCCTCGCCCCTTCTTTTTGATATTTCTCGTGTCTCAGGATCTCATCCTTCCTTCACCCTGACCCTATCCTTCATCGTCTTCCTTTGTTTTCCTTcaccttttttctctttgttcttgCGACGCTTGCCCTGGCGTTCCTGCCTGGCCCAAGCCGCTTCCCTCTTTACTTTCCTCGCTCAGTTTGGGCTCTGCTTCTGTTTGGGCTCTCACTTCCCGGCCATCGTGGGATAGGCGGCTGCCAGGCCCCAAGGTCCCACCTCGTTGTGTGGTGCTCTCTCAGGCTTGGCAGGGGCCAGGCTGGCAGGTGCGTGAACCTGTTAGGTTAGGCAAGCTGAGCCATCAAAGAAAGTGATTAGAACCCATCGGGGTAGACGGTTCTGCAGGCCCACTCAGCAATCCTTAGAGCAGGATGTCCATGGGGGAGACCCGACACCACGCAGTCACGTGGGCATGGGATAAGACAGGCCTGCTCTAAACTGCGTGGTTTGGGCTCAAAGTATCTGGCTATGATGGCATCTTCTGCAGGAACGCCTATCTGATTTATGCACATAAGCCTACTTCCTGCCTGATGTTCTTCTTTCGCCTCGAGTGCACACCGGCCATTCTTGGCACTACTAGACTACAGACAGACACCGGCACGTACTGGTTCCAGGCCCCTAGCTGCTAGTCAGACAGCCTCCCAGCCAATCGCACACCCGAAGTAGCTCTCTATTGGTTGTTGGGCCGCCGACTGCTGGCTTGGTTGGTAATTATGCGTGGTCCAGCCCCTCAGAATGGGCAGGCACACCATACCGCTCGGCTTTGACTTCCTCCCGGGACCACACTCACTGCTCCATGGCACCTACTCCCATGGCCCTAAAAGAGAGACAACAAGAGACAAAAGagaccattttaaaattcactCATGAACTGATGTCAATCTTGATTTGAGCTCACGTTCAATATCCTGATCGCATCCGGTTTCACTTCCTGGGCAGATCATACTAATCGTCTGCAGCCTACATGCTCTTAAGACTTGAAATAGAGTTAAAAAACAGGACATGAGCAGCTGTGAGGAGTCAAATGCCCATTCTCTCAATCAATATTCCTGTATTCCCAGGGTCTCCATAATTCAAAACACTCTAGGGAGGTGTGGTAGTGAAGACAAGCTGATTTTACTGATGGATTTCACAGCGTGCCAGAGACATCTTTGTAGAGAGGGTCACAGTGTACagggagaagaaagaaagaggcccgtcatgttgttttaaaaattgctgCTTCCAACACATGCTGTTTTTATATGACAAAAAGGCAAaagttcatgaatattaattagattgAGCTAAAACATCTATTTAATAATGCCTAATTAAATATTGCTGTGCtcataaaaaaaccccaacaacttaaaataagtatcataaatatcataaataaatgtgagGTATTGCAGTACACTTAAACACTAAAAAAGTGCCACGGCAATTATCCATTCCCATGAGGaccaaaaatgattaaaattgtgttttcaatAGAACCTTTCACATAGTTACTTGAGGGACCAATTTAAGCGTGCAAGTGCATAAGAAATTGtgacatatttaatttgataacttactaaataaaaacaaacaacatcttGAGACTGTTATTTGCATAGGGGTAGATACCTGAAAGCAGCTTCTCACTATTAATAGGAGAGCTTGTCTAAAACTAACACCTTAGTTCTGTatgatttactgtattttgatagtccactttagatattctactaacaataaaacacttaacAACTACAGCATATAACAATGAGAAACTATGTTAACTTAGTCTACTTACTCTTACAATTactagacatgtagttgcaaattaataacaattagaTGACATGTAGTCACAAAGTTACCTATagttagtaaaatgtctaaagtggactatcaaaatagagtgtaaatatttactttcttccgtagaacacaaaagaagatatttcaaacatgttttaattgCTTTGTCCATagaatgaaagtcagtgggtcCACTGTTTTGGACAAAGAAAGGAGtaagaataaaagaaagccAAAGAGTTTTTGAGTGACAtgagtatgtttaaaaaattacagaacTTTCATTTCTGGGCAATCTGTCCTTTATGAATCATTGTTCTAGTAgtcatatttttgtattgtttcagGAGGATGGGTTATTCTAAGCTAAAGCAACACTCTTAAATCCCCATTTTCCCTGCATCTTCCAATTTTTCAGTCTCTACAGAGCACTAGAGACATAAAGACAGTCTAAAGCAGTAAATCAAAGCGAACCGAAATTCAGTTTGACTATTTGCTGAGAtcataaaggaaaaaaagcatcttaTACCAAGTTTCATTTGATGGCGAAGTTATGGCAGTGATCTTCTCGAAAgaagtctctctctctgaataCGGTAGTTCATTGTGTGCTCTGGTACCCGTTTTATAAAGTGCCTGGGCCAAAGGGGTGATTTATTTCACAGAAATGATGGCCATTTGAAGCCCTGCTTTATGACTCCACTCGATAAGGACGCGAGACAGGCCGATGTAAATGTCAGCGGAAGAAGCAGTGGGTTAAATTAGCCTACAGCTGCAACCACAAGGACCAGGTCAATACAGATCGATACTGACCACGAAAAACTGCTTTGGATACAACAGATGGAGCCACCACAAACCAAAGGACCTCAAACACCGGAAAAAAGATCATATGCGCCATGCACTCATATGTAATCTTTTTCCCAAATACAATATTCTGATTTAAGAAAAACTAGCGGCGAGTAATTTCTGACTTATTTCACAAACAGTTTGTCACATGGTTAGCCACtgtaaactccaattttctaggGAAATCAAGAGCAATTTCATTTTGAGAGCaagattaagattaaaattCCACAGAAGTAAACATGTCTGCATTAAACACTCAAAACATAACCTTGTAGGTTAAGTACAAGTTAAACTCAATCAACAGCATTTGTGGCTCTGTTAATTACACCCAAAATTCATTTTCAGACTTCCCTgcttttctcaaaaaaacatctgaattaCAGTGAAGCACTTACAATGCAAAGGAGCCTGTACAAACAAAGTAAATACTCATTGTTTCAATTCAGTACAGACAAACTGTATGTGTTAACATTATGTAAGAAAAGAAACCGTTTCTGTTTAaagtttttacaattttgttgcCATGACATTGATAGGCTCTTAATCAAGACTGTAAAATTATAGTTTCAACAATTATACAGCTCtgatataattttcttttaaaattattaaaaaaatattttattaatatataatcttAATAGTCCTGCTTTTAAATCCTTCAAAAAGTTGACCCATCTTCGCTTCTATTACAAGTGCATCACTGTAACACAggtttaaatagagagaaaaaaagaaatgagttGAGAattctcctcttcttcttttacATCAAGCCACAAATACGGTTGTATTGGATCTGGAATATTCTTTAACTAGAGCTCTCACAAACAACTGCATGTGATTGTAGAGGAAGCATAA is a window encoding:
- the thsd7aa gene encoding LOW QUALITY PROTEIN: thrombospondin type-1 domain-containing protein 7A (The sequence of the model RefSeq protein was modified relative to this genomic sequence to represent the inferred CDS: inserted 2 bases in 2 codons; deleted 4 bases in 4 codons; substituted 9 bases at 9 genomic stop codons) gives rise to the protein MGLASRAAGGRGTSAGSLATLFRVALLFFGLWDVQTQTVASTKPTYIWQTGPWEXVPWSSECGPGGSQSRAVWCACPFXGAGPRIITNQASSRRPNNQXRATSGVRLAGRLSDXQLGAWNQYVPVSVCSLVVPRMAVCTRGERRTSGRKXAYVHKSDGVPAEDAIIARYFEPKPRSLEQACLIPCPRDCVVSGLXPWTSCSKDCXVGLQNRLPRWVLITFFDGSACXNLTGSRTCQPGPCQAXESTHNEVGPWGLAAAYPTMAGKXEPKQKQSPNXARKVKREAAWARQERQGKRRKNKEKKGEGKQRKTMKDRVRVKEG